In a genomic window of Myotis daubentonii chromosome X, mMyoDau2.1, whole genome shotgun sequence:
- the LOC132225040 gene encoding huntingtin-interacting protein M-like: MSQNQSPANSTKTPGHDLTAELQSPLTYVDRLLQNNQQNQDQSSGANDLVMVMLDSLTDYIVEMVGMEVNNQRAPSAPSAPSVPSAPTAETEAEKAANSHEVPRYRDAAFTLFDPKRASRRG; this comes from the coding sequence ATGTCACAAAATCAAAGCCCTGCGAACTCCACCAAGACTCCAGGCCACGATTTAACCGCCGAGTTGCAGTCTCCTTTGACCTACGTGGATCGCCTTCTTCAAAACAATCAACAGAATCAAGATCAAAGTTCCGGCGCAAATGACTTGGTTATGGTCATGCTCGACTCCCTGACGGACTACATCGTGGAGATGGTGGGCATGGAGGTCAACAACCAACGTGCGCCAAGTGCTCCAAGTGCGCCAAGTGTGCCGAGTGCGCCTACTGCCGAGACAGAGGCGGAGAAGGCAGCCAACAGCCATGAAGTGCCGCGCTACCGTGATGCAGCGTTCACTCTGTTCGACCCAAAGCGTGCATCTAGAAGAGGCTGA
- the LOC132225027 gene encoding huntingtin-interacting protein M-like: protein MSQNQSPANSTKTPGHDLTAELQSPLTYVDRLLQNNQQNQDQGSGANDLVMVMLDSLTDYIVEMVGMEVNNQRAPSAPSAPSVPSAPTAEPEAERAANSHEVPRYRDAAFTLFDPKRASRRG from the coding sequence ATGTCACAAAATCAAAGCCCTGCGAACTCCACCAAGACTCCAGGCCACGATTTAACCGCCGAGTTGCAGTCTCCTTTGACCTACGTGGATCGCCTTCTTCAAAACAATCAACAGAATCAAGATCAAGGTTCCGGCGCAAATGACTTGGTTATGGTCATGCTCGACTCCCTGACGGACTACATCGTGGAGATGGTGGGCATGGAGGTCAACAACCAACGTGCGCCAAGTGCTCCAAGTGCGCCAAGTGTGCCGAGTGCGCCTACTGCCGAGCCAGAGGCGGAGAGGGCAGCCAACAGCCATGAAGTGCCGCGCTACCGTGATGCAGCGTTCACTCTGTTCGACCCAAAGCGTGCATCTAGAAGAGGCTGA
- the LOC132225041 gene encoding huntingtin-interacting protein M-like has translation MSQNQSPANSTKTPGHDLTAELQSPLTYVDRLLQNNQQNQDQSSGANDLVMVMLDSLTDYIVEMVGMEVNNQRAPSAPSAPSVPSAPTAEPEAERAANSHEVPRYRDAAFTLFDPKRASRRG, from the coding sequence ATGTCACAAAATCAAAGCCCTGCGAACTCCACCAAGACTCCAGGCCACGATTTAACCGCCGAGTTGCAGTCTCCTTTGACCTACGTGGATCGCCTTCTTCAAAACAATCAACAGAATCAAGATCAAAGTTCCGGCGCAAATGACTTGGTTATGGTCATGCTCGACTCCCTGACGGACTACATCGTGGAGATGGTGGGCATGGAGGTCAACAACCAACGTGCGCCAAGTGCTCCAAGTGCGCCAAGTGTGCCGAGTGCGCCTACTGCCGAGCCAGAGGCGGAGAGGGCAGCCAACAGCCATGAAGTGCCGCGCTACCGTGATGCAGCGTTCACTCTGTTCGACCCAAAGCGTGCATCTAGAAGAGGCTGA